From the genome of Halorussus caseinilyticus, one region includes:
- a CDS encoding VOC family protein yields MPDADAPPLSNVNHVTNICTDMDRTREFYEDVLGFHTVKMTENYDDPGTKHYYFSPTPEGEPGTVVTYFEYPDSRGTPGPGASHHFAFGVPDEETLRDWRDHLREQGVRVSQVRDRTYFRSIYFSDPDGLTVEICTEGPGFGVDEDVPGTEFVAAPDQR; encoded by the coding sequence ATGCCCGACGCCGACGCGCCGCCGCTTTCGAACGTCAACCACGTCACGAACATCTGCACCGACATGGACCGCACGCGAGAGTTCTACGAGGACGTGCTGGGCTTTCACACCGTCAAGATGACCGAGAACTACGACGACCCCGGCACGAAGCACTACTACTTCTCGCCGACGCCCGAGGGCGAACCCGGCACCGTCGTCACCTACTTCGAGTATCCCGACTCGCGCGGGACGCCCGGGCCGGGCGCGTCCCACCACTTCGCGTTCGGCGTCCCCGACGAGGAGACCCTGCGCGACTGGCGCGACCACCTCCGCGAGCAGGGCGTCCGGGTCTCGCAGGTACGGGACCGGACGTACTTCCGGAGCATCTACTTCTCGGACCCCGACGGCTTGACCGTCGAAATCTGCACGGAGGGACCGGGATTCGGCGTGGACGAGGACGTGCCGGGAACCGAGTTCGTGGCGGCCCCGGACCAGCGATGA
- a CDS encoding DHH family phosphoesterase, whose protein sequence is MGSCIICGTPADGAICESHEQDVLFEFTGDNPNQLSSGRYYKGTVDGFAEFGVFVNVGDSVTGLLHKSELDQRLDSLDWDEGDEVFVEVTGVRDNGNVDLGWSLRQSEREFRGKLIDDPQRGAVLPEDVDASEGDDGDDQQATTDGAGTVDPAERETESAGESGAESESSADDSAAESDAESGPSRVEIETLSDRVDDEVRIEGEIVGARQTSGPTVFEVRDETATVDCAAFVEAGVRAYPETETGDLVRLDGVVELRNNELQVETDDLQKLEGDDRKTVETRLEAALTSEARPDDVGLLADHESVSAVHSRIRDAAEEIRRAVMESRPVIVRHNATADGYVAGAAIERAVLPLVRDEHAKSDAEYHYFDRRPLEGGDYDMADATKDVTTMLDNRERHDEKLPLFVVVSAGSTDESRDGFELLDIYDAPRVVVDATYPDEDVADLADVTVNPHLEGADASDVNAGVLGANVAAHVNADVREDVSHLPAVSFWEGAPEAYTDLASDAGYDADHTTALREAVALEAYYQAYEDKRELITDLLFEHEKRDLAEHVGEQFREKLQTELDTVEPNLSVRGEGGVSFTVLDTEAFTHRFDFPPTALLLDAIHRQGLGAEGASGDEHVTLGVDEDEIHVRSDGRVNAREVAAAASDEAENAGISAKGTRDGAIEFLSGERDEALDAVVAAISDQL, encoded by the coding sequence ATGGGTTCGTGTATCATCTGCGGGACTCCTGCCGACGGCGCAATCTGCGAGAGCCACGAGCAGGATGTCCTCTTCGAATTCACCGGCGACAACCCGAATCAGTTGTCGTCGGGACGGTACTACAAAGGAACTGTAGACGGCTTCGCCGAGTTCGGCGTCTTCGTCAACGTCGGCGACAGCGTGACCGGGTTGCTCCACAAGAGCGAACTCGACCAGCGACTCGACTCGCTCGACTGGGACGAGGGCGACGAGGTGTTCGTGGAAGTCACCGGCGTCCGCGACAACGGCAACGTGGACCTCGGGTGGTCGCTCCGCCAGTCCGAACGCGAGTTCCGGGGCAAGCTAATCGACGACCCCCAACGCGGCGCGGTCCTCCCCGAGGACGTTGACGCCAGCGAGGGCGACGACGGCGACGACCAGCAGGCGACGACCGACGGCGCGGGCACGGTCGACCCCGCCGAGCGAGAAACCGAGTCGGCAGGCGAGTCCGGCGCGGAGTCGGAGTCGTCCGCGGACGACTCCGCGGCCGAGTCCGACGCCGAATCCGGTCCGTCCCGCGTCGAAATCGAGACGCTGAGCGACCGAGTGGACGACGAGGTTCGCATCGAGGGCGAAATCGTCGGCGCGCGCCAGACCAGCGGTCCGACCGTCTTCGAGGTCCGCGACGAGACCGCGACGGTCGATTGCGCCGCGTTCGTGGAGGCGGGCGTCCGGGCCTACCCCGAGACCGAGACGGGCGACCTCGTTCGACTCGACGGCGTGGTCGAACTCCGCAACAACGAGTTGCAGGTCGAGACCGACGACCTCCAGAAGTTGGAGGGCGACGACCGCAAGACCGTCGAGACCCGACTCGAAGCGGCCCTGACCAGCGAGGCCCGACCCGACGACGTTGGCCTGCTGGCCGACCACGAGTCGGTGTCTGCAGTCCACAGCAGGATTCGGGACGCCGCCGAGGAGATTCGGCGCGCGGTCATGGAGTCCCGGCCGGTCATCGTCCGGCACAACGCCACCGCCGACGGCTACGTCGCTGGCGCGGCCATCGAGCGGGCGGTCCTGCCGCTGGTTCGAGACGAACACGCCAAGAGCGACGCCGAGTACCACTACTTCGACCGGCGACCGCTCGAAGGCGGCGACTACGACATGGCCGACGCGACCAAGGACGTGACGACGATGCTCGACAACCGGGAGCGCCACGACGAGAAGCTCCCGCTGTTCGTCGTCGTCTCGGCCGGAAGTACCGACGAGTCGCGCGACGGCTTCGAACTTCTCGACATCTACGACGCCCCGCGCGTCGTCGTGGACGCGACCTACCCCGACGAAGACGTTGCCGACCTCGCCGACGTGACGGTCAACCCGCACCTCGAAGGTGCCGACGCCAGCGACGTGAACGCGGGCGTCCTCGGCGCGAACGTCGCGGCCCACGTCAACGCCGACGTGCGAGAGGACGTGTCTCACCTCCCGGCGGTCAGCTTCTGGGAGGGCGCGCCCGAGGCGTACACCGACCTCGCCAGCGACGCGGGCTACGACGCCGACCACACCACCGCGCTTCGGGAGGCAGTCGCGCTGGAAGCCTACTATCAGGCTTACGAGGACAAGCGCGAACTCATCACCGATCTCCTCTTCGAACACGAGAAGCGCGACCTCGCCGAACACGTCGGCGAGCAGTTCCGCGAGAAACTCCAGACCGAACTCGACACCGTGGAACCGAACCTCTCGGTCCGCGGCGAGGGCGGCGTCTCGTTCACCGTTCTCGACACCGAGGCGTTCACCCACCGCTTCGACTTCCCGCCGACGGCGCTCCTGTTGGACGCCATCCACCGACAGGGACTCGGCGCGGAGGGTGCCTCGGGCGACGAACACGTCACCCTCGGCGTGGACGAAGACGAGATTCACGTCCGGAGCGACGGCCGAGTCAACGCCCGCGAAGTCGCGGCCGCCGCGAGCGACGAGGCCGAGAACGCGGGTATCTCGGCGAAGGGCACCCGCGACGGAGCCATCGAGTTCCTCTCGGGCGAACGCGACGAAGCCCTCGACGCCGTGGTCGCCGCAATCAGCGACCAACTGTAG
- a CDS encoding YIP1 family protein, giving the protein MTQWVENPTGGRNRGPAALARAWVEVLLNPRRFFERAIAPGDQAPGLVFAVAVVLAEEATRFALVPGAAPTFGGRPALSAAFGLALAALFVAPAVLHLTAALQTVLLMAVVPERAGTSETVQVVAYATAPCVFAGVPSPTLRAACALYGAALFLVGLRTVHDTSYFRALLAGAIPAALVFGYAFRGIAALEEVVAWNGETACLRVVELGAEVCVALV; this is encoded by the coding sequence ATGACCCAGTGGGTCGAGAATCCGACGGGCGGGCGCAATCGCGGTCCCGCGGCGCTCGCTCGCGCGTGGGTGGAAGTCCTCCTCAATCCCCGGCGGTTCTTCGAGCGCGCCATCGCGCCGGGCGACCAAGCGCCGGGACTCGTCTTCGCCGTGGCAGTCGTCCTCGCGGAGGAGGCGACCCGGTTCGCGCTGGTTCCGGGCGCGGCCCCGACCTTCGGCGGGCGACCGGCGCTCTCGGCGGCGTTCGGACTCGCGCTGGCGGCGCTGTTCGTCGCGCCCGCGGTCCTCCATCTGACCGCCGCGCTCCAGACCGTCCTCCTGATGGCAGTCGTGCCCGAGCGCGCGGGCACCAGCGAGACGGTGCAAGTCGTCGCCTACGCCACCGCGCCGTGCGTGTTCGCCGGGGTTCCGTCGCCGACGCTCCGGGCCGCCTGCGCCCTCTACGGCGCGGCGCTGTTCCTCGTCGGTCTCCGGACGGTCCACGACACCTCCTACTTCCGGGCGCTCCTCGCGGGCGCGATTCCGGCGGCGCTGGTCTTCGGGTACGCCTTCCGGGGAATCGCGGCGCTGGAGGAAGTCGTCGCGTGGAACGGCGAGACGGCGTGTCTCCGGGTCGTGGAACTCGGCGCGGAGGTCTGCGTCGCGCTCGTATAG
- a CDS encoding thymidine kinase, producing MHKITNSGWVEVVTGCMFSGKTEELLRRLRRAEIAGQEVAAFKPSLDDRYGEGTVGSHNGRQWDATVVDPEEGVWDIPEELNGEEVVAVDEANFFSAELVEVCEFLAADGRRVVVSGTDQTFRAEPFEPLPRLVALAEYVDKYQAICAQCGEPATRNQRLIDGEPAHVDDPTIMVGADESYEARCRNCHTLRTD from the coding sequence ATGCACAAGATAACCAACAGCGGGTGGGTCGAGGTCGTGACCGGGTGCATGTTCTCGGGCAAGACCGAGGAACTCCTCCGGCGACTTCGCAGGGCCGAAATCGCGGGCCAAGAGGTGGCGGCGTTCAAGCCCTCGCTCGACGACCGCTACGGCGAGGGGACCGTGGGGTCGCACAACGGCCGCCAGTGGGACGCGACGGTCGTAGACCCCGAGGAGGGCGTCTGGGACATCCCCGAAGAACTCAACGGCGAGGAAGTCGTCGCCGTAGACGAGGCGAACTTCTTCTCGGCGGAACTGGTCGAAGTCTGCGAGTTCCTCGCGGCGGACGGCCGACGGGTCGTCGTCTCGGGCACCGACCAGACCTTCCGGGCCGAACCCTTCGAACCCCTGCCGCGCCTCGTCGCGCTGGCGGAGTACGTGGACAAGTATCAGGCTATCTGCGCCCAGTGTGGCGAACCCGCGACCCGAAACCAGCGCCTCATCGACGGCGAACCCGCCCACGTCGACGACCCGACCATCATGGTGGGTGCCGACGAGTCCTACGAGGCGCGATGTCGGAACTGTCATACCCTCCGGACCGACTAG
- a CDS encoding competence/damage-inducible protein A yields MEVAILTVGDEVLAGDTENTNATWLAGRLTDAGATVARILTVPDDRELVAETVREWADAFDAVVVTGGLGGTHDDVTADAIADAFDSELVVDETVREDVIATVAAYRDENPETVEAHELDLDVDAWAALPEGGRPVLNPEGLCPGCVLGNVYAFPGVPTEMRALFEAVADEFGGDVVSATLYTPQPEASLLGAIAGVRDRFDVAVGSYPATDERNRLKVSGSDSETVESAAAWLRERVEVVAEK; encoded by the coding sequence ATGGAAGTCGCCATCCTCACCGTCGGCGACGAAGTACTCGCGGGCGACACCGAGAACACGAACGCGACGTGGCTAGCGGGCCGACTCACCGACGCTGGCGCGACGGTCGCGCGCATCCTCACGGTGCCCGACGACCGCGAACTCGTCGCCGAGACGGTCCGCGAGTGGGCCGACGCCTTCGACGCGGTGGTCGTGACGGGCGGTCTCGGCGGCACCCACGACGACGTGACCGCCGACGCCATCGCCGACGCGTTCGACAGCGAACTCGTCGTGGACGAGACCGTCCGCGAGGACGTGATAGCGACCGTCGCGGCGTACCGAGACGAAAACCCCGAGACGGTCGAGGCCCACGAGTTGGACCTCGACGTGGACGCGTGGGCGGCGCTCCCGGAGGGAGGCCGACCGGTCCTGAACCCCGAAGGGCTGTGTCCGGGTTGCGTCCTCGGCAACGTCTACGCGTTTCCCGGCGTCCCGACGGAGATGCGGGCGCTGTTCGAGGCGGTCGCCGACGAGTTCGGCGGCGACGTGGTTTCGGCGACCCTCTACACGCCCCAACCCGAGGCGTCCCTGTTGGGTGCGATAGCGGGCGTGCGCGACCGGTTCGACGTGGCGGTCGGAAGCTACCCCGCGACCGACGAGCGAAACCGCCTGAAAGTGTCGGGGTCGGACTCCGAAACCGTCGAGTCGGCCGCCGCGTGGTTACGCGAGCGAGTCGAAGTCGTCGCCGAGAAGTGA
- a CDS encoding NADP-dependent oxidoreductase, whose amino-acid sequence MSQTNRKFLLAKRPDGKPDRDTFELVEEDVPRPGPGEVLVRTLYLSVDPYMRGRMDAGESYAEPWEVGDPLRGGVVGEVVESNGAGFEAGDVVTGNLQWADYATARGDELQPVNPDLGPISTALGVLGMPGRTAYFGTREVARPKADDTFVVTGAAGAVGSVAGQIAKLSGARVVGFAGSDEKVAFLEDELGFDAGINYKATDDYAAALDEAAPNGVDSYFDNVGGPITDAVFSKLNVDARVAVCGQISMYNAEEIPTGPRKLGKLIETRATVEGLLVQDFAPRFEQATRRLAEWVADGEIQYRETVTEGLEDAPDAFLGLFEGENIGKQLVKVGERES is encoded by the coding sequence ATGTCGCAGACGAACCGGAAGTTCCTGCTGGCGAAGCGCCCCGACGGAAAACCCGACCGAGACACCTTCGAGTTGGTGGAAGAAGACGTACCGCGACCCGGACCCGGCGAGGTGCTGGTTCGGACGCTCTATCTCTCGGTAGACCCCTACATGCGTGGCCGGATGGACGCCGGAGAGTCCTACGCCGAACCGTGGGAAGTCGGGGACCCGCTTCGCGGCGGCGTCGTCGGCGAAGTGGTCGAGTCGAACGGCGCGGGCTTCGAAGCGGGCGACGTGGTGACGGGCAACCTCCAGTGGGCCGACTACGCGACTGCCCGCGGGGACGAACTCCAACCGGTGAACCCCGACCTCGGCCCGATTTCGACCGCACTGGGCGTCCTCGGGATGCCGGGACGCACCGCCTACTTCGGCACTCGTGAGGTCGCACGACCCAAGGCGGACGACACCTTCGTCGTCACGGGCGCGGCGGGCGCGGTGGGTTCGGTCGCGGGCCAGATAGCCAAACTCTCGGGCGCTCGCGTCGTCGGGTTCGCGGGGTCCGACGAGAAGGTCGCGTTCCTCGAAGACGAACTCGGTTTCGACGCCGGAATCAACTACAAGGCCACCGACGACTACGCCGCCGCGCTGGACGAGGCGGCTCCGAACGGCGTCGATAGCTACTTCGACAACGTCGGCGGACCCATCACCGACGCCGTGTTCTCGAAGTTGAACGTCGATGCGCGGGTCGCGGTCTGCGGCCAGATTTCGATGTACAACGCCGAGGAGATACCGACGGGACCGCGAAAGCTCGGCAAACTCATCGAGACGCGAGCGACGGTCGAGGGACTGCTCGTTCAGGACTTCGCGCCGCGGTTCGAGCAGGCGACCCGGCGACTCGCCGAGTGGGTCGCCGACGGCGAGATACAGTACCGCGAGACGGTGACGGAGGGACTCGAAGACGCTCCCGATGCGTTCCTCGGACTCTTCGAGGGCGAGAATATCGGCAAGCAACTCGTGAAGGTCGGCGAGCGCGAATCGTAG
- a CDS encoding NADPH-dependent FMN reductase: protein MSETPHVVAICGSLRDESVTRVALEHAADAAETAGAETDLLDLREYDLPAYDPDVDDADAGDAARLAREVREADAVLLGSPMYHGSYSSVLKTALDYCGFDEFENKTVGLLAVSGGSFPITALEHLRSVCRALDAWVLPHQAAVPRSHSAVRDGTFTDEDVAERVRELGREVVGYAFIEPCPPTPESEENVGAVE from the coding sequence ATGTCAGAGACGCCCCACGTCGTCGCTATCTGCGGAAGCCTTCGGGACGAGAGCGTCACGAGAGTCGCGCTGGAACACGCCGCGGACGCCGCGGAAACCGCGGGCGCGGAGACCGACCTGCTCGACCTGCGCGAGTACGACCTGCCCGCCTACGACCCCGACGTGGACGACGCCGACGCGGGGGACGCCGCCCGACTCGCCCGCGAGGTCCGGGAGGCCGACGCCGTTCTGCTCGGGTCGCCGATGTACCACGGGTCGTACTCGTCGGTGCTGAAGACCGCCCTCGACTACTGCGGGTTCGACGAGTTCGAGAACAAGACCGTCGGCCTGCTGGCAGTCTCGGGCGGGAGTTTCCCCATCACCGCGCTAGAACACCTCCGTTCGGTGTGTCGCGCCCTCGACGCGTGGGTCCTGCCCCATCAGGCCGCGGTCCCTCGGTCGCACTCGGCGGTCCGGGACGGGACGTTCACCGACGAGGACGTGGCGGAGCGCGTCCGGGAACTCGGCCGAGAAGTCGTGGGCTACGCCTTCATCGAACCCTGCCCGCCGACGCCCGAGAGCGAAGAGAACGTCGGCGCGGTTGAGTAG
- a CDS encoding bacterio-opsin activator domain-containing protein → MDTPRSARSTTDSLDALLVGPDPWVERVRPALADSGAFSTRVVGTADRAIATAIDAEGVDCVVSAHRLGGTTGLELAAALRERGVTAAFVLAPDEGSESLAGEAVAANVADYLPTDADAAELRRRCREAVERRDDERRQRAKADQFESFFATPDQFSAVLDADGTVVRVNRGALDYLGTDERSVLGKRFWGLPWTDDSRRDLQDAIRRARRGEYANFEAGLPASDADGPGGDDATRFEFTVRPVADGGEVTRLVVEGREVAERVRLEEELRASEELHRVTLNNMTDTVLVTDDGGEFTYVCPNVHFIFGHSAEEIHELGTIDALLGEDLFDRERLETEGVLTNLECTATDKDGREHTLLVNVRRVSIQGGTTLYSCRDITKRKQRERALTQLHRTSRNLLYAETHPEIADRVVSDAASVLPSAAAAVYQFDREENVLYPTAVSDELEAMLGTLPSLRLDRNSAVSRAFVEDETLTGGTHSVGTDSAGTRPAEASGRRALFSTCSDFVAVPLGDHGVFVAAATDGETFDEVGEEVTELLAATTEAAFDRVERETELRERDRTLQHQNRRLSQLNRVNEFIREIDQALVGAESREKIETAVCERLTADDRFAFAWIGETTALSRTLRPRAWDGDERGYLDAVPLESGLDAETAEPSVRAADDREAALVSNVADHLRTGRWCKEAVSRDFQSVLSIPLAYDDVLFGTLSVYADRPDAFDGMVRSVLRELGDTVAAAINAVQRKEALQSDTVAELEYRVSDANADLRRLAAETGASFDVEGDVARDDGTTLVFAAVEGADLDGVVAAAGEFVGIADAEPIRETDGGGLVGLRVREEFVTTVLADHGAVLRGLRATPESLSLTVDVPGSVATRSIDEVVSNTYDDAELVAQRERTRAIDAARRSERFRENLTERQLEVAQMAYHTGFFDADRDVTGRDVASMLDISHTAFYDHVRRIQRKLFASLFESRPRPAGVE, encoded by the coding sequence ATGGACACGCCCCGGTCTGCTCGAAGTACGACCGACTCTCTCGACGCTCTGCTGGTGGGACCGGACCCGTGGGTCGAACGGGTCCGACCGGCGCTCGCCGACTCCGGCGCGTTCTCGACGCGGGTCGTCGGGACCGCCGACCGAGCGATAGCGACCGCAATCGACGCCGAGGGCGTCGATTGCGTCGTCTCCGCGCACCGACTCGGCGGGACGACCGGTCTCGAACTGGCGGCGGCGCTCCGCGAACGCGGCGTCACCGCCGCGTTCGTCTTGGCACCCGACGAGGGAAGCGAGTCGCTGGCGGGCGAGGCAGTCGCGGCGAACGTCGCCGACTACCTGCCGACGGACGCCGACGCCGCGGAGTTGCGGCGTCGGTGTCGGGAGGCGGTCGAACGCCGCGACGACGAACGCCGCCAGCGCGCGAAGGCCGACCAGTTCGAGTCGTTTTTCGCCACGCCGGACCAGTTCAGCGCCGTCCTCGACGCCGACGGGACCGTCGTTCGGGTGAACCGCGGCGCGCTCGACTATCTGGGAACCGACGAGCGGAGCGTCCTCGGCAAGCGGTTCTGGGGGCTTCCGTGGACCGACGACTCCCGCCGGGACCTACAGGACGCGATTCGGCGCGCCCGGCGCGGCGAGTACGCCAACTTCGAGGCCGGACTGCCTGCTTCCGACGCGGACGGTCCGGGCGGAGACGACGCCACCCGATTCGAGTTCACCGTCCGGCCCGTCGCCGACGGCGGTGAGGTGACGCGCCTCGTCGTGGAGGGCCGCGAAGTCGCCGAGCGCGTCCGGTTGGAGGAGGAACTCCGCGCGTCCGAGGAACTCCACCGCGTCACGCTGAACAACATGACCGACACCGTTCTCGTCACCGACGACGGCGGCGAGTTCACCTACGTCTGTCCGAACGTCCACTTCATCTTCGGCCACAGCGCCGAGGAGATTCACGAACTCGGCACCATCGACGCCCTGCTGGGCGAGGACCTCTTCGACCGCGAACGCCTCGAAACCGAGGGGGTACTGACCAACCTCGAATGCACCGCGACCGACAAGGACGGCCGGGAACACACCCTGCTGGTCAACGTCCGGCGGGTCTCGATTCAGGGCGGGACCACCCTCTACAGTTGCCGGGACATCACCAAGCGCAAACAGCGCGAACGGGCGCTGACCCAACTCCACCGGACCAGTCGCAACCTGCTGTACGCCGAGACCCACCCCGAGATAGCCGACCGCGTGGTTTCCGACGCCGCGTCGGTCCTCCCCTCGGCGGCCGCGGCCGTCTACCAGTTCGACCGCGAGGAGAACGTCCTCTACCCGACGGCGGTGTCCGACGAGTTGGAGGCGATGCTCGGCACGCTTCCGTCCCTCCGCCTCGACCGGAATTCGGCGGTCAGTCGGGCGTTCGTGGAGGACGAGACCCTGACCGGCGGGACGCACTCGGTCGGGACAGACTCCGCCGGGACCCGCCCCGCGGAGGCGTCCGGGCGACGGGCGCTCTTCTCGACCTGTAGCGACTTCGTGGCGGTTCCGCTCGGAGACCACGGCGTCTTCGTGGCGGCCGCGACGGACGGCGAGACGTTCGACGAGGTGGGCGAAGAAGTCACGGAACTGCTGGCGGCGACGACCGAAGCGGCGTTCGACCGGGTAGAGCGTGAGACCGAACTCCGCGAGCGCGACCGGACCCTCCAGCACCAGAATCGGAGGCTCTCGCAACTCAATCGGGTCAACGAGTTCATCCGCGAGATAGACCAAGCCCTCGTCGGCGCGGAGTCCCGCGAGAAGATAGAGACCGCGGTCTGCGAGCGACTGACCGCCGACGACCGCTTCGCCTTCGCGTGGATAGGCGAGACGACCGCGCTGAGTCGGACGCTCCGCCCGCGGGCGTGGGACGGCGACGAACGGGGCTACCTCGACGCGGTTCCGCTGGAGTCGGGTCTCGACGCCGAGACCGCCGAACCGAGCGTCCGGGCGGCCGACGACCGCGAGGCCGCCCTCGTCTCGAACGTCGCCGACCACCTCCGGACCGGGCGGTGGTGCAAGGAGGCGGTGTCGCGGGACTTCCAGTCGGTGCTGTCGATTCCCCTCGCGTACGACGACGTGCTCTTCGGCACGCTGAGCGTCTACGCCGACCGCCCGGACGCCTTCGACGGGATGGTCCGGTCGGTCCTCCGGGAACTGGGCGACACCGTGGCGGCGGCCATCAACGCGGTCCAGCGCAAGGAGGCCCTCCAGAGCGACACGGTGGCCGAACTCGAATACCGGGTCTCGGACGCGAACGCCGACCTCCGCCGACTCGCCGCCGAGACCGGCGCGTCGTTCGACGTGGAGGGCGACGTGGCCCGAGACGACGGGACGACGCTCGTGTTCGCCGCGGTGGAGGGCGCGGACCTCGACGGCGTGGTCGCGGCGGCCGGGGAGTTCGTCGGCATCGCCGACGCGGAACCGATTCGGGAGACCGACGGCGGCGGACTCGTCGGCCTGCGAGTCCGCGAGGAGTTCGTGACGACGGTCCTCGCCGACCACGGCGCGGTCCTGCGCGGCCTGCGCGCGACCCCCGAAAGCCTCTCGCTGACCGTGGACGTGCCCGGTTCGGTCGCAACTCGGTCGATAGACGAGGTAGTCTCGAACACGTACGACGACGCCGAACTGGTCGCTCAGCGCGAGCGGACTCGGGCGATAGACGCCGCGAGGCGCTCCGAGCGGTTCCGCGAGAACCTGACCGAGCGCCAACTCGAAGTCGCGCAGATGGCCTACCACACCGGATTCTTCGACGCCGACCGGGACGTGACGGGCCGGGACGTGGCGTCGATGTTGGACATCTCCCACACCGCGTTCTACGACCACGTGCGTCGAATTCAGCGGAAACTGTTCGCCTCGCTGTTCGAGAGTCGCCCGCGACCCGCGGGGGTTGAATAG
- a CDS encoding rubrerythrin-like domain-containing protein, translating into MSHRDIGYDADADSEYECLHCGEIVSEDSHPGTCSDCGTAMRNRQMPYE; encoded by the coding sequence ATGAGCCACAGAGACATCGGTTACGACGCGGACGCCGACTCCGAGTACGAGTGTCTGCACTGCGGCGAAATCGTGAGCGAAGACAGCCATCCCGGAACCTGTTCTGACTGCGGGACCGCGATGCGAAATCGTCAGATGCCCTACGAGTAA
- the gdhB gene encoding glutamate dehydrogenase GdhB, producing the protein MATNTLEDGDADEYSETESALETALRQLSAAATHVDVDEGVIERLEHPTRVVEVGVPLKRDDGSVEVYTGYRAQHDDVRGPYKGGLRFHPEVTAEECVGLSMWMTWKCAVMDLPFGGAKGGVVVNPKDLSTEEKERLTRRFAEEIRDTIGPKQDIPAPDMGTDAQTMAWFMDAYSMQEGETTPGVVTGKPPVIGGSEGREEAPGRSVAIIAREALRYYGEDLDEATVAVQGFGSVGANAARLLDDWGANVVAVSDVNGAAYDTTGLDTHAVPSHEEQPEAVMQYDAPNTLTNEEVLELDVDVVIPAAVGNVLTADNADDVQADIVVEGANGPTTSAADEILEERGVPVIPDILANAGGVTVSYFEWLQDINRRQWSLERVNDELESLMLSAWNDVRREVEAGDVSWRDAAYVVALERVGEAKSSRGLWP; encoded by the coding sequence ATGGCAACGAACACGCTCGAAGACGGCGACGCGGACGAGTATTCGGAGACCGAATCGGCACTGGAAACCGCCCTACGGCAACTCTCGGCGGCGGCCACCCACGTAGACGTGGACGAGGGCGTCATCGAGCGACTCGAGCACCCGACGCGGGTGGTCGAAGTCGGCGTTCCGCTCAAGCGCGACGACGGGTCCGTCGAAGTGTACACGGGCTATCGCGCCCAACACGACGACGTACGCGGACCCTACAAGGGCGGCCTGCGCTTCCACCCGGAAGTGACCGCCGAGGAGTGCGTGGGTCTCTCGATGTGGATGACGTGGAAGTGCGCGGTGATGGACCTGCCGTTCGGCGGCGCGAAGGGCGGCGTCGTGGTCAACCCCAAGGACCTCTCCACCGAGGAGAAAGAGCGTCTGACCCGCCGGTTCGCCGAGGAGATTCGGGACACCATCGGCCCGAAACAGGACATCCCGGCCCCGGACATGGGCACCGACGCCCAGACGATGGCGTGGTTCATGGACGCCTATTCGATGCAGGAGGGCGAGACGACGCCCGGCGTCGTCACCGGCAAACCGCCCGTCATCGGCGGGAGCGAGGGCCGCGAGGAAGCGCCCGGTCGCTCGGTCGCAATCATCGCGCGAGAGGCCCTGCGCTACTACGGCGAGGACCTCGACGAGGCTACCGTCGCCGTGCAGGGGTTCGGTTCGGTCGGTGCGAACGCCGCGCGTCTGCTGGACGACTGGGGCGCGAACGTCGTCGCGGTCAGCGACGTGAACGGCGCGGCCTACGACACGACCGGTCTCGACACCCACGCGGTCCCCTCCCACGAGGAGCAACCAGAGGCCGTGATGCAGTACGACGCGCCGAACACGCTCACCAACGAGGAAGTCCTCGAACTCGACGTGGACGTGGTGATTCCGGCCGCCGTCGGCAACGTCCTCACCGCGGACAACGCCGACGACGTGCAGGCCGACATCGTGGTCGAGGGCGCGAACGGCCCGACGACTTCGGCCGCCGACGAAATCCTCGAAGAGCGCGGCGTGCCGGTGATTCCGGACATCCTCGCCAACGCGGGCGGGGTGACGGTCTCGTACTTCGAGTGGTTGCAGGACATCAACCGTCGCCAGTGGTCGCTCGAACGCGTCAACGACGAACTCGAATCGCTGATGCTCTCGGCGTGGAACGACGTGCGCCGGGAGGTCGAGGCGGGCGACGTGAGTTGGCGCGACGCCGCCTACGTCGTCGCCCTCGAACGCGTCGGCGAAGCGAAATCGAGCAGAGGTCTCTGGCCGTAG